Part of the Nicotiana sylvestris chromosome 2, ASM39365v2, whole genome shotgun sequence genome, tcgtactttccatagacatgagtgttTTCTATGGATATTATGGGCCGacaatgcgaaaaaccatcaattgttggtttaaacgcccagaacacgtaattgaatatatattctggtttacccggactccgctcaagcttccattcaacaaccaTCCTGGGGTTAAAGTactgcagtgcggccatgtacctgggcagagctgcaaatgacttatcctagttaccatagactatttcaaacgctcgtttgagcccgagatatgccttttcttttggtaatggtatggccatgttcttggtggactgatgtaatgcactctttgattttataccttatggacgcttcgatgtgTGGAATAaggacaagagaaatcaagtcaatatccaagttgaagtgattcccgttgaatgtgtccatttcgcatgtgtgggtgggaatgtatttacccactttccacagacctgtcttcttcttgctcgcacgcaacatccaatcaCATGGACAAAATCACCTGcgacaaacaaccttgtatacaacCGGACTTGACTCACATACCgccatctcacgacactcttttacattgtgcattttacaagacCTGTTTACACGCGCTTTATCATGAAAAAgcatgccctttgccagcaccgttggtctagactcatcccacattgctatccgaatttcatcaaaatccttTGTGAGAGCTTCCACTTCCGGCATGCTTGGATAGTTATCAaggtaaggaatctcccttgaatgaaacggcagtTGGGACTCGTACACACTTCGTCTAGGGGGTGGAGCATACTCTCTGGTCGAATCAGGTCCTTCCTTTTCATCctcctcatcaccatcctcacaaGGAAAGGGTGTATCGTCTCCAGATTCATCAGCATTGTTGTCGTAATCactgttctcttcctcactctgtgcatctgccagatcccgatttAATACGTCATCTTCGGGTAATTGAGTGAGTAcatgtggttcaacttgctcgttttcactgcacaatcaACAAAATAATAAGCTACTGAAATTAATAAATACTTTCCATATAGctgtatcacttcacttacaagtcgtaatgtgatgaaattccatgatggacatttttatttaggtgatgactaccggatggaccaccatgatccaacATACCAAAACTATGCTTGGGTTCATaatttgtaaaattcatatctggtCGGTACCCCTGTTAAAtgtatgagcgttaatacaaattcaatacaacaaaaatgtagaatcgtaacacaaaggaaaattaaagtttaccactcgtcttgtgaattaggAAAACAGggggtgataagtttaaatcaaggaaaactctttcatccagAACTTGTCCGgaaaaaactgctccagaataaccactcgatgactgggggttatccggaacctgtccggcaaCCTCATTGTTGGGAACATCTTCGACCTTGACGTACATATCCAACATtttgattacaagaaattcccgatattcatccggagtcctcagaaaatccctcaaagtttcatcatcgtagatgtttaactccgagtaaaaagcatacccttgcggagtgacggaatacggatatcttccgattactttaagtatcactcggtgtttcctcacactcatttttttgcataacaacgatatcaatttatcgtactccattgtaagtggtaATTTAACATGGCCCCGTGGAGATAAActatacctcactgagttattctccatcacaacttCACcctttccccccccccccccaatataatgaaactcttattctacgctcttcagacattacgAAAAAATGcttgagaatttaacaacaagaaAAGATTGAATGGGAGTTGGAATTTTTTGTGAATGGATTTTCCTAAAAACCtaaccccctttatataggaaatgtGCGAGCCGGGGGGGGGGTTGAATTTTTTTATGTATAGTGCTCTTTGAATATACGCTATACATATTTCAATTATTGGTCACTTAACTTATTGGTGGGCCCATATTAGGGGTATAGCGTGTTGTATTTGTACGCTATATATAGCGTGAAAGTACAGCACGCTATACCTGTGTCAGTAAATGTCAGTATATATAACGCTAAATCACACCACGCTATATCTTAACGGCAAAAGTTACTGTTAAGGTATAGCGTGGTGTGATTTAGCGTTATATATataaatgtaacttttttttacacCTATTTGTGTATCTTTTGTCCCAAAAGACAACGAAAAGGTTCCGGACTCAAACAAGAAAAACCAAAACCAAGTTAGTTTGGGTTGAAACTAGTCAATTTCTGAAACCAATATAAATTAGAATATTAATCCAAACAAGGTAAAAGAATTAAATAATGCTGCTTTGTACTCTTGTATACATGGATAGGACAGCAGAACTTACATAAATAAGGAAAAACTTATTATAGTAAATAATAATCGATCTCAGCCGGGGAGGAAGGGGAAGCTATAGGTGTGCTGGTAAGTAAAACGACCGTTGGATATATTAAATGAAGTACTTTATAGCGTCTGAGGCTGACACTTGTCCATATACACAATTGTATGAGCTCTAAAATTTCTATAAAAGGAACCTAAAGTGGTCCAAATTGTGACAAGCAGAAATTCATGATCGTGCTTTTAATAAATTATACCTAGTGGGACAACATAAATCCATGAGAAAAATATGAAGTATATTCGAAAATGCCCCTTTGTCTCCATTCATCAAATAAAAATATTGAACAGATGTTTGAACCAGATGAGGTCAAACTACAACAGCATTAGCATGCCAACCTTTTCCGTAAAAAGTTGCACTTTAGATGTAGAATACCACCGTTTTGATTAGGAATTTAGGATAGGCGTGGGATTACATAGTGCTATTTGTGGAGAAAGATCCTTTTCGGTCTCAATCCAAACCTAATTCCAGGTCATCTCTCTTTTCTAGTATTGTTATTTCAACATCACAAACAGCTGGCAATATGCTCAAACTGAGGCATCAGAAGAAAggttaatttttaaaagaaaaaatagcaTTTCATGGACAAAAAAGTACGCACCCAGACAATATTTGGTTGAAGTTGAGTCTTGACTCTACTTAAAATCTGAAGAAAGGTCATAAAAATTTTAAGAGAGTATTAACTGCTTATTCCAGCCAAATTAGGGGACAGAAAAGAAAGATCGGGCTTACCAATCATCCCTTAAAACTAGTACTCCTACATACATGCAAGCAACCAGTTAACAACAAAAAGAGCAAAATATAAACATGATTAAACCATGACCTGATATTTCCTGTGTATGATCAGCGTCCAGACACTAATATCAATACACTTGCATATATATCATCATTTCGAAAGAGACGTTAGCCAAATGTCAGAAGATACAGAATTGAGCCTTCCATAATAATTTAAGGAAACAGAAGCACCATTCTGATCCCAAAGCTTGTCCACTGTACATACCAATTTGAGCCAAAAAGTTTCCTTTCTTATGAAAGCTTACCAGATAATTAAAATCCACTTTGGAAGAAGCCCCACAGATAGTTTCCCAAGGACACCACTTGGCAGGAGAAGCTGACAACGAATACCACCAACCCCTCTGAAGTCTGAACCTCTTACCTCCTTTGTCAAACAAAATTACTACTAGTTTAAACTGCCAATCTTTTTAATAAATtagtaaaatattttataatacgAAATTCAGTTCATTAATGATAAAAAATTAACAACTGATGGGCAATGATCTACAGAAATATCTGGTGGAGTTAACTGTCTACACACAATCTCGCCTTACAAGCTAAATGAAACAAGAAACTCAGGAACGAGACACAAGAAATTAATCTTTCCTCAGATCCATTTCTTCCCTACGAATGCCATCAGCATTTAATACGACTATCTCCAGCCTGTCACCCTGCAATTAAGCGGAGCAAATTATTCAGAAATATAGGCTGATAGTAAAAGCTTTTTCCTAATAATGTGAAACAAAGTTTCACCAGTCAACTAAGTATATAGGAAAAGACCACCTAAATATTTCACCACTTAACAGGTATTTGTGAAACATATAAAGCAAAGCCAAAGTAGGGGCTGGAGGGGAGGGGAGAAAAAGGGAAAGGCAATTGGATGTTTAGTCGTGCTTAATGAACCCAAAGTCCAAGAAGTAAACGAATTTGAATTCTACAACAGATTGCCTAAAAGGCATCATATAAATGACTTACAGTGTATATATCCCTTTCTGTTGCTGAAGCGAAACATGTCTTAACTAAATCAATGGCTTCTGATTCGGAAAGTGGAGTAACAGCATCCTGTGGAGGTCATGGAATCTTCATTAGGAAGAGAGcatctttttatctttctcctcaTTTTTTAGGAGAATATCCAATGTTTCATCTATGTGAGAGAAAATTTGAACAGATTAAAgtagaaagaattacaagaaaatacacatgacttcacaccataacaaaacAATGAcccatatttttaagttttaccctacctagcccatattgtacatattttgaaagcattagcaaattcaaaatctgtgtttttacaaccattgcttctaaaagttATGGAGTTAAATCTCACAACCATTCCTTCACTCTCTTCTTGttacatcttctacatatgcttcaaagGGCCGTGTATTTTCTGCTTTTCCCCCCTATTTGCAATGTCaaaaaattgaagagtagaagcCTACCATTGAAGGCCAGTCAAAGCTTTGCTTTAGAAAATAGGATTTTCTGAGTTTGTTAGTtatttgaattgggtgttgttctaattggttgaaaatatcaaaaggagttaaaaatttaaatttgaagtgatttggagtagattttaacaagatttgagttaaatttcagaaaagacgcaaggtAGAAGACGAAGTCAGCTTTTTGTATAAttttgtataatcttgtataatagtgtataagcacatcttatacacctttatacaagcgtctgtagacgaacttcttccacgattttcacttacaattcttgttcaaaaccagtccaaatctccattaaatgacttcaaattttatatacaacctcattatactatttctaacaattcTAAATAACACACACTCTAAATTTCTTATAAaatcaaattcaaaatttaaacccacatatttaagcttgttaaaaatctaattttcaccacccaaatggatttggtttgttgaactaatatttgagtcacagttactgattcaaaaattattttaaaagcttgagcaatcttttttagaaattaaatagtaatttcgagAATCTATTGGAGTTGAATATTGAGTATTAACCTATTATTTTTGGgttagttggttgtaaattgaaaaatgggctataaaattgaaaagtagggagtccagttgttcttatgtgaaattttcTCATTAAAGCATGGACCAAACCTTGGCAGGCAGCAAGAGAGGGCTGGGAGACTTCAGTTGGTTGTCCAGGAAAGGCATGATCAGAGTTGAACCAGAACCTTGAGAGCTGTAGCCAACCCTCTCATATGATCCAACAGCATCATATGTGAAGACACATCCCTTTCCTACAAGATTTATGGATGATATTATATAAGCTGCTTACCAGCAAACACTACAAATAAATAACCCGAAGAGAACATTTCCACCGATAACCGATTACCTTCATTGTCAAGGCCACCTAGAACATTGAACGAATAGTAGGGGAAGAAACGTTTGTAGTATAGCGTGTTTGAAAGCAGCTGGCCCATAGCTGGACAGCTCATCTGCTTATTGTGCTGATGCTGGTAGATCTATTTTCAAATAACAAACATCAGAACGTCATATCCGATATCTCATTAAGGATGTAAATGCTAATAGGGGATTGTAATACAACCAGATTATAATGTGAGGCAAAATTACAAGTGATTGCACCTTTACTTTGCAAAATTAAACAACATTAAGCAGCTTCGAAATTACTCCTCCCCTCCTCCCATGCTTCAATGCAAAATGGTTTACCATGGTGAATAAAATTGCTTTTCTAAGACTGTAAATATATAAAGGGAAGTGGTGTTCAAGGATCCTGCTATGAGAATTTCATTGCATTAGTAAACTATTATCCTAATTAGAGTTTAAGCTGCACTTGCCTGCTCTACAGTTATTGGACtaatttttattttcctttgtaGTCTTTTACTTAAGTACTCGCTTTTTATGATTCCTGAAAACTCAAATACAATACAAATTAGATCAAATTTAACTTTTCATTCACTCACTTATGGGCTAATTCTTTGTTAAAAAGTAAGCCAAACTTCACATGTAATTACATAACAACCTACCTATGAACCACATCCTGCATTAAGCAAACACCAGACACAATCCCAAGCAAGTCAATTTTCCGACCTTTTTCCAATTTGCAAACCATAGATATATTTTGGTAATTATCCATGGAACTGTAACTATTAGTTCCATGGAACTGTAATGCTTGTATCTTGCATTTGATACGGACAGAACCAAAAGTGGAACAAAAAAATTTCAAAGACAAAAACATTGGCTTAAACATATCAATAAGCTATAATaagtaaccagctcaaatcaatttTTCTTCGGGAAAGATAATCAATCCATTTCATAATACAATTAACATTTAAGTATGGAACACTAAATTTCCACATTTACTAGagctttttgttttttatatttgAATTTTCTGTATTTTCTACAGTTGTTATAAAGTgataaaactaaataaaaatgaaaagtaACAACTAAAGaaatattaaaaagaaaaacattatACAGTTTATGCTTGTGGGCAAATGAATTTTCAGTCTAATCCAAAACTTCTTGTACCCTATTCAATACCTTCGTCAGTCCAATCCAAAATTTCCccttaaaaagaagaaagaaagaaggaaaaccAGACCCCACAACAACATCTCAATACCGTACTAGTCGGGGCGGCATATGAATCCTCACCTTCCATTTCGCTTCATTCGGACAATTTCATTCCAACAACAATAAGTATGCCTCAGTCTCAAACAAGTTGGGGCGAATAAAGCATGGCACCATGACTAAGCCTTAATGCTGGTGTCGCCAACATGTACCTTTTGCTTCTATTATATTTTACTTTTTCCCCCTAAATTTGCATGTATTTCGAGGGATTTTAGGTCTTTCGAGATAAGTTCCTTCAATCTAATATAGGTCTATCTCGTCCCTTTTTAATACCTTCTATCTCCATCTTTACACCTATGGACCAATCTATGTAAACCATGACCAAAACCATTTCAAACGATTTTATCCTCTATGTGTGCAACTTGCATCTTTTGTAAGATTCGATCTTTTCTGatcttgtatttcctttaaacaCGAAGAGCTTTAATTTATGGATTCATTTttatacccccccccccctcctgcCAAACAATCATTTCCTCccgctaaatttattttaaatctaATGTATCAGACTATGGCCTCTATTGCTGTCTTTCTACCACATAATGTGATCTCTTTTCATATAATAAAGCAAGCACATAATGCAACCTAACAATCAGTACTGTTGTTCTCAACAAGCCCATCTGCTCCCACATGAAAAGATCAGATAGCACAAACAGGTGAAGCGCACTGAAAGTTAATACGACGACAGCTTGCATGCTCCCTACCTAACTGTCTGAAGAAAAAAGGATTAGCAAAAAACTTCAGTATTTTACCAGATGCCTAGCTGCCAAAACCTTTTGCAAAGCTCTCACGTCAGCTTGAAATCCTGAAGACGCCAGCACACATTTATCCGCTCTACATAGTCAGATAGTTAACACACAAGGCTGGTGTATTAGAAAAAGGTTTGCGTGTAAAGATAGGAGAGAAACCAATTAGTATCATGACATAAAGTGAAGAAAATTACATCTACGGCATATCCTTTTAATTCATTCTATCATGCTAAAATTCATAGGCAGAGACCTGGTATCTAACTTTATTGTTTATCCTGGAAGTGCAACCATTGCTGCACTCTCTCCCTCCCATGCCAGAGGCACATATAGGGTAGTGGGTTTCTCAATCCGCTTCTCAAAAGGATTTACTATATGCATGGTAGTAAGCAAATACAGTTTTTACGTACTAAAGGTAGAATACATCTACATTACTATAAAAGTGGGAACCCTATAACTAAAAAGTCAAATTACTTAAATGCCCTTCTAAATTAACTAATTTTTCTACTCTTTAAAAATATAACGTCAAATCAAGAACAGGCAGATCTAATTGCCATTGGACGCATCCCTTCGGCATCAGCTGCCAAAAGATATGAGATGGAAATGTTTACAAATATTGCAATTATTACTTCATGATATAAAAGTCCCCCGTACTTATAGCATTCAATTTCTAGCAGTAGTATTAAAatgaattcaaaagaaaattacTACTTTAATTGCCTTGACATTGTCTTGTgctaaatatataaatataaattttaatatTACTGTTTAATTTGTCCATTGTTAGTGCCTCTAACTCTTTAGCTGTGTAAGTTTTAGCCGAGTTATAGTTGAGTGGGTAAAACAAAAAACATACAACCATGTCTTATATATACTACATGAGTCTTGGAAATATTGTTGaatcattttctcaatatgtAATATTTCAACATTAGATTTGCATAGTTCATAGTTTAATATACTTTCAAGAGTATGATAGAAAAGTCACGATGGTTGCTTGCGACAAATGAAGGGCATCAGATGGATTTCAAGGCGAGATCTTTATATTTGCCTTAAATACGGTTGCTATTTCTTGTTGTAGGTCTTAGCATTCTGATCTGCATCAGTTTGAAATCCAAGAGAGGATAGAAACATGTAAGCTTTGGTCTATGATTCTAGGCAGAGGCGGACCTATGTGGTGAGGTGAGGGgtctcgatatatatatatatatatatgggacaCCTTAAATATTTTAAGTGTGCCCCCAGAAACAAAGAGGCGGATGGGTGAAGTGGTTGATTTGTGGCCTTAAATTCCTAACTTTGCTGGGGACGTATGTTCGAAACCCCCTTTGGCCCTTTAGTTTTTTTTCCCCTCCTTTCTATTTTTATTCTTTGAGTacaatataatttatatttaatagcaaattgctttatcttttacttttatctcttttttttaattcaattataatTTAGTACTAATATATAATAGTTAACTTTATTAATATTTTAGTTCTTTGATTacaatataatttatatttaatagcaaattattttttttacttttatgttcTTTTTTATTTCATTATAGTTTAGTACTAATACACAATAgtcaacttaattaattttattcattttcttCCCATAGCACTCATTTTGCGAAGAAATCTCTGTTTCTCTTATATAGAAGAAATTTCTGtttctctttatatatatattcgatattttttttcttctttagaattttATCGCTGGTGATTAGCATACAGTGGTGCCCCCATAGCGctcaaatcctgggtccgcctctgATTCTAGGGGATGAATCAAGGAGAATCTAGCAACAAAATCAGGCATTTCCATAACTttacttattatttatttattatattctgACTTTGTATTTTTGATGAAACACAATCGATATAAATGTTAGGATACATGATATCTTTATGACGATCTTGAAATACATGTTTATTGTATTTAAGAATGAATTAGTTAATATTAAAATTAACTTCATTATTTTATTACTAAATTAAAAGTCGTTAGTTGACGTTTATTATTGTTACATGtacagtcagacctctctatatcAGCATTCTTATATAATAGCACTTCGCTATAGAAGCCAAATTTTTTCGGAACCAAATCTCATGTTCTATTATAATATATGTTTTCTATAACAACAAttcgctataacatccaaaaatatccgaaacaaacgaggttgttatagagaggtttgactgtataaGAGTACGTGAAAATATAGTTTCATAGTGGGAAATGAtctaaaatattttatttggaagGATCTTGTGCCTATACTTGAAAGTTGTTTTGTTATGAGATTAAATAATGttgatatttttggatattaTTTTAAAATTGGCGACTTTTGTGAATTTGGCGTCTCTTAAGAGAAGCATAATccattactccctccgtttcaatttagatgatgtAGTTTCACTTGGCACAAAGTTAAGGaaaaaagaagacttttgaaatatGTGGTCCTAAAAGCTCGAGGGGCAAAATAtttgtggggccatgatatttttgtggctataaaagcttttcattaaggTAAAAGtgggtaaaataaaaaatttaaattgtttcaaatatagaaatgtgttttttttaacggactaataaggaaagtgtGTCATCTAAATTAAAACAGATGGAGCAATATTTAGCATTATATGCTTGACCATAATTTTGTATTTCGAAATGTATACTTCCACCATGAGAAAGAAGCATTGTCAAACTATGTTAACTTCAGTTGTGCTTCAAGTGACATATTCAAGTTCTTTAGATATTAAATGACCTATGAAATTGCGTTTAAATGATGAACTTGGAGAATAAATTAATACTTTAGCATGAAAAGATAAGAAACCCCAAACTTGTTTAGAACACCGGCGTAATAATAGTAATTATTGTAAcgtcaaaaaaagaaagaaggacaTTAATTGTCAAAACAATCTCAAAGTAATATTTTTGAATTAATCACTAAATAAGATATTTCAAATTAAATATTCAGCTACTTAACCTTATAAAGTTTTTTTGTGCAATATTAAATTCCTAACTTAATCGATTATGTTTTATACATTTACTTTAATGAAGATATTAGCAGCTTATGTTTCAGCCTGTTTTACCATTGCACCACATTCACATATTATTCTGTTTGTCTTAAGTTAATTGTCTCTTTGCAATGGATTTTCAAACTATGGTATTAGATTGGATCATTGGAACCAACACATGAAtctaattaaattttaatttttcatcTTTGTAGGTTCAGGCGATATCCAATTATTTGACCCTGATATACAAGCCATTATATGATGAAGATCCATGTTAATCATTCAAAAAATCTTGTACGTActttattctttatttatttaaaattttgttttattaatttgatattattttattaaatcgTGTACTATATGACTCGgcatacacgtgcaacgcacgtgccGAGAAACTAGTTTTACATAAAAGACGAACCGTGTTGCAGAGATCAAGTGGGTTCAAAAGAAGCCACAAGTttgaacttggtattgcctcatgcTAACTTTTATTTTATGTAGTGACCAAACCTCGTCAAGCAAACAAGTAAAACAGAACTGCAAATAGTCCACACATGACTCATCAAAACAGAAATGCAATCCAGATTTGCATACTGATCTTTTGTGCACTCCCTTTTTCTCCTTTGCCAACCAGCACTCTCCCACCCCTTGGTCCAGCCTATACCTGTTAATCGGGCCGGGCTGGCCTGTTCATAACCCGGTTAGACCCAGTTCAGCCCAAGTCAGCCCGGTACTGTAGGGGATGGAGACGGGCTGGGAAGGGTTGGGCGGGGAGACGGGCTTGGACGAACAAAATTTTGGTAACTGGTGCACCGGAACCCGGTTACCCGTTATCGGATTTTTACCGGGCTATAGCCCGGTTACCGTTAcaaaaaattttattttattttttaaatttctggaccgttgccaacggtcaaaTTCAAAAATGACCATTGGGCAACGGCCCTTTTTGCAGAAATGGCCATTTCGGCCTACCCCCTTGAGAAAATAGCCCCCCACCCTCTAATAATTGATAAATTAcaattttaaccttttaaaactataaatagccccccttcttcttcatttttctcacAATTTACTCTCTTACTACTCTAATTCTCTCTTGATAATATTGATTATTGCTCTTTAATTCTCATTTACTTATTATTTCAAATTTCATCAAATATTTAGTTTAGCCactacaaaattattattatcaaatATCAAGTATTCAAGTGAAGTGTGGTATCACGTATAGGTCTATCAACTGAAGTTTGATATCAAATTTAGTGTGACATCCGGAATCCCGGTACACTCGTTGCATCTCTTTCTCTTCTTTggtgtatatttttattttattatttagaattattaatttaatttacTTAATAGATATATTAAGAGCAGCCAAAATAGCGTGCACTAGTAGGGGCGGTAGTAGCAAGAGTAAAACTTCTAAAAAATCAAGAGGTGGTGTTGGTTCTTCTAGTAGCTTTACACatatttctgaaagttcacctGAAAATTTAAATGTAAATTATGAGCGACTTCAAGAAAATTATGGTATAGATGATAATttagatgatattcaatcacCTGATAATCTTGAAACATCACCAGCTACACCTAGTAATGCTAGTCAAACTCAAAATATTAGGGGTGGAGGTCATGGTAATACAAGTAGGCCTCCCCTCCCTATTAAGAAGAATCGAAGATTAAGAAGTGttggaatttttttgaaagagttgaaaaagataaaaattatGTAAGATGTAAAATTTGTAAGGAAGTTTATAAACATGAGACCGGAGGTAAGGGAGGGGGAACggtattcctagaagtacttgtagagctgatatctttaggctTTTTGGACAATATCATACATATATCCGTTATTTGTTCGTCAGTCTTTCTTGTAGAGTTTCTCTTACTTCTGATATTGGCCGTATTGTAagtggaaatgattatttgactgttACATG contains:
- the LOC104244714 gene encoding uncharacterized protein; this encodes MLDMYVKVEDVPNNEVAGQVPDNPQSSSGYSGAVFSGQVLDERVFLDLNLSPPGYRPDMNFTNYEPKHSFGMLDHGGPSGSHHLNKNVHHGISSHYDFENEQVEPHVLTQLPEDDVLNRDLADAQSEEENSDYDNNADESGDDTPFPCEDGDEEDEKEGPDSTREYAPPPRRSVYESQLPFHSREIPYLDNYPSMPEVEALTKDFDEIRIAMWDESRPTVLAKGMLFHDKARVNRSCKMHNVKECREMAVCESSPVVYKVVCRR
- the LOC104244710 gene encoding proteasome subunit beta type-1-like, with protein sequence MPKQQVNWSPYDNNGGTCVAVAGADYCVIAADTRMSTGYNILTRDYSKIIKLADKCVLASSGFQADVRALQKVLAARHLIYQHQHNKQMSCPAMGQLLSNTLYYKRFFPYYSFNVLGGLDNEGKGCVFTYDAVGSYERVGYSSQGSGSTLIMPFLDNQLKSPSPLLLPAKDAVTPLSESEAIDLVKTCFASATERDIYTGDRLEIVVLNADGIRREEMDLRKD